AATATAAACAGGCGTATATAAGATAGgtgaagtgtttgtggtgtttcctCCTATAATGCTGATGGCTGCCTGATAAATACATTCCTTCAACTATTAGGAGAGGAAAACTTCCTGATAAGCCTGAGATAGTACAGTGAGTAGGTGGTCTTTGAAGAGCACTCAGGCAacctgaagaaaaaagtaaaaaagttcTGAGTACTTGGCTCGATGTCATTTATCAGCTCTTTTACATTATGTATTTTCCTGTTGTCCTAAATAAAGATTTAAGTTCAGTAAGCagagaaatggaaaacattCAGCCAAACAGGCAAAAGCACTTGTACATTTTGAAGATATGAACATTTGAGGGAGAAATCAGCACTGATTTGCATTAAGTtatcataaaataaaattgactCGCTCATCTTATTACAAATGTATGTTAACCTGAGTGAACTTAAACTATTTGCATAAAGTAAACAACTCCCCGAGTTCACCTTTTCATTATCTTGCCTCATGCAGTTTTTTGTTGTGGAGTGAAATTGCAATATTTAATCAGTATTGATTTTTTTACTGCTGCCTTTTCTATTGTAACTTGAAAATGCTTCCTCTCAACTCcctgtttaatttttttgtggatttttcaaaactttcaagtttcttttatttcttttaatctgaTATTTTATCAAAATGCAAGAAAGCTGCTCTGATATAATCTGAAATCCATCCTTTTTCCCAGAAATCTTAAACTGCTTTTCAATAATCATTTGATGGAGCAAACTTTAACCTTCTGGTGACTCAAATATGCACAAAGATACAAAATTCTACAGAAACAAAACGAAGCTGCTCATTCAGAGctcattttgctttaaaaagCATTTAGCAGGGAAGTGACATTGTTAAAGCACATAATAGTGTAATACAGCAATGGCAAAAATGGCTTTATTATAGTTGGTCTTCACAGATGCTTGTATAAATTGCCGCCATAAAAATtgtaaaatattacaaaacaataaaatcttcATTACTCACGTCACTTTTGAGTAACTTGGAAAAATTAGAACTCTAAATTTGTAACttatttccacagaaacagaaatgaaatacATCTTTTTGTTAATCATCCTCTCAAATTATCTGTTTTTGAGCGGATGCTTGCTTTACGCACTATAGTATCAAACAAACATGGAATGAACCCAGACAGTGGGGAAAAATGTGTTATTGGTATTTAATGCATATTTTATGATTGGCACATCCACAGGATTGTCTATAACAATCGTTACTTCTTTCTCATTTTGCCCCTGGTGCAGCATAGAGAGAGTGGAGTCAGTAAACAGAGTCGCAGTTGTCGCTGAGGCTGGTTTTGGACTCGCCATCACTGTTGCACTCCGTCCTCCGATGGTTACGCGCGTCTCCAATCGACATATTCCTTCCGCCGGGGACGTTTAAATCCAGCAAGCTCTGCAGGTGTTTGATATAGTCTATGGCCGCTCGCAGCGTCTCCACTTTGCTGAGGCGCTTGTCCTCGAATTCCTGCGGGAGATGCTCTCTGAGGCGCGCGTAACCCTCGTTTACGCAGCGCACCCGGTGCCGCTCCCTCTCGTTCCGTTTGCGGATGAACGCCGGCTCGAAGGAGTAATCGCACACCGGGAAGGGGAAATAGGAAAACCGTCTGTAAGGGAGCCTCTGGTGAACGGGATCCAGGTATGAAGCGTCCAGGTGGAAAGGCAGTCCGATCCGCAGCGGGTCTTTATAACACGCGCTGCTCTCATCCACGGGGATGCCGTGCAGCGCCAGCGGCCCAACAAACGGAATGTGCTCCATGACCTCCTGACTGTAGGACACAGACATCTTTAGGAAAAACTAGAAGAGAAAATCCAAGTTAGAATTAATTAGAAGAAATGGGCGCAATAAATGAACAGCTTTTACAAGATCTCACCCTGTCAGAGGCTCCTCATGCCGCGTTTTTACGCAGGGGTGTCCTCTCGAATCCTGCAAATTTAGGGCGAATAATGAAGACTGGTCTCTTCAAAGTGCTCCTGCTCAGTGTCAgaagcagtttgtttgttgGCGTTTTGAGGCTGAAGACACGGTGGGTGTGATCCTGGGCGGAGATGCAGCATGGAGCTTTCCCATCAAGATAAAACTGTTTATAGAAATATTTTCACATCCGTTGACACTGAAAAGAGGCTTATCATGATAAACCTTATTGGGATCAGATACCTCATATTAGCGCAACAATCGTGGACCTTTTGAAAAGTATATCAATAAATGGAGGTCTTTGAATCTTTCAAGAGATAAATCACTGTTATGACAGAATGACTGTTATATTTGAAGCAGCAACAGTTACAAAAAATGTCCTTCAAGTCAAAATCAAATTACAAAACAAATGGGAGATGATTAAACCAATAATGAAACTGAATATtagattttaattttattgtttaGCTCTTTGTAAACatgagaaatgtgtgtgaattatTTAAACGCAACTGTTACATCTTGTTTCTCCATATGGAAGAATAAATTCCACTTTTAATGGCAATTGTTCTCTCAAACCTTttcattgcctttttttttttaatttatcattgGAGCATGGAGATTAGGAATCACAAGATCCAGGAGTGGAACTTAGGCTCAAAACCTGTAGGTGTTGATAATACCCTAAGAATATCTTTTACAAATTCTGACAACAGAAgtagtcttctttttttttttttttttttttttttttacagttaaacccttatacagtctatggattgTGTATGAAGCTTATAGTTTAACAAATGGATCAAATAACATATTCTTTGAGGttacaaaaagaaatgtttactAAAAGATGGAGACCAGAGATACCATGAGCCCCGGAACTAAACATGCCCTTATGCAGGCACTAAAGGAACACCCAGATTTCCCACCCcaatcctctttttttcttatctttgCTTATCAGTATCAGTAAGTAATCCTAATTTTCTGTACCTATGCGACTTTGCCCGAATATTTATTGAGAAATGCGTAAATGGATGtataaaatgttaaaagcaaaataaaaactaagaaaaagCATAATTTGTTCTCAGTATTTTGCCTTTTCTGCTATGACTTGCTGTGTGGACAGCATTACTGATTAAACGTGTATTTTGTCTTGAATGTAGAGAAATCTTTCTGCAGCGCCTCAGAGGTCCATGGGGCGCCTGGATCTGTCACGTGACCAGTGTTTAGTGTTGTGCGCCTCCACGCGGTGGCGTTTCTGCGCATGCGCCGGGAGACATGGCCCCTTTCAGGGAGGTATTGTgcctctgtgttgtttttatgccACTCTTTTCTCTAAATAACCAACATTTCTGCAACGAAACACCTTTACCCGTCTCGTCTATTTACACGTGGGCTCTTATTCAGCTGCAACACTGGAAATTTCTCTGTTTTGGCGGTTTATAAACATGTAAGTTAGCAATGCTAACGGGCTAATAGCTAGCCCACCGTGTTCATGTAAACAGCGACAGTTATTGggagttctttttctttttcagagggTTGTGTAAGATATGTTATAAGATATATACCGGTGCTATTGGTTGCTTTCTAACTAGTTGTCTTGTTTTACAGggagagatgtgtgtgaaaacgCCATTCAGCTGTATAGTGTCATCAATGGACATTAGCTGTTGATTTCATGTGAGTAAAGAACTCACACAAAATCTTTGTTTCAGCTTAAAATATCCACGTCTGTGCAAGAAAACTAAAGTAAAGTTCAgtcattgtttattgtttttacgTTTTACGACAGAGCCTCGAAGTCAGCTCTAGATCCTGTGCGTTTTGCTCAGTGCTGATGAACTCTTGTGTCGTTTAGGATGAATGACATGAACCTGAGTCCTGTGGGCATGGACCAGCTCAGTGTGCCCTCAGTGAGCGCCAGCCACCTGGGTCTGCCCACTTCCCCCACCCACAATCCCATCCCCACCCCAGGtaagacagacagacactggAACAATGAGTTTGTGAGATCTGCAAATGTTCTGCTTTAACCACGCATCCCACCATGGCTTCATAATAacttgtttttaaacatttggtGATTGTCTTTTTCATATTCTGTACATATATTCATATGCTGTGCATTTTGATTAGTCTATTACCTATGTTCATCGAGTGTATTCATAAATGGTGTACTCCCTGAAATTAATTCAAGTATATTGAAGTAAATTGAACATTTTAACTCAAATGTATTATTAAAGGATATTTCTATTACTTATTAGGGTAAAGATACACCATTACATGCTATTTATACAGTTCAATACCCTATAAAATTGGGTGATGCTTTTCAAAAGTTGTCGAATTTACTTTACTTAATAACTTTACTGATAAGGACTTTAATCTGGCTTGAGAAGAAAGGTTGCTATAGgttttttctgttatttgtatttaaaaaaaaatgaatttaagtCCTTTTAATAATCCTGAACTTTCACAACTTCTCTACTCTCTCATCCAATGGCTTATATGGTTTAGGCATGCCAGTGGCCATCCCCAGCTTGGGTCCTTCCCTCGGTTCCCTTCCTTCAGCCCTGTCTTTGATGCTCCCCATGGGTCcactgagtgacagaggagtgatgTGTGGCCTGCCTGAAAGGAAttactccctccctccccctccgtACCCTCACCTGGAGAGCAGTTACTTCCGACACATACTCCCAGGTGGGTTCATGATTTTATCAGTGTTGTTGAGTGTGAGTCTTCCAGATTGTTGCGTTCTGTAGCAGACATGAGTCAAATGAATGAATTCCATAGAGGCTGTCAGAAATCACTGAGATCTACAGGTCTGCATGTTCCAATGACCACAGTTCTCTCTTTGCTCCTCAGGTATTCTTTCCTATTTGGCAGACCGTCCACCACCGCAGTATATTCACCCCAGCAGTCTTAACATGGACGGCACCCTGTCAGTACCCAGCAATAATCCCTCGGGTCTGGACCCCTACAGTGGCCCTGGAGGTCCGCTGGAGCAGGGCCTGGTGCCTATGGACTCCAGACAGGTCAGCGGTCAGGGGGACCTCCACCAGACTGGTGCTCATGAGCTGGACTCCACCGGTTTAACGATGGAGTCTCGTGTTAGTAGCCCCATGTCCCCAGACCGGATGGGAGAGGAGCTGGCGACCATGGATGGGGTCGGGGTGGTGCCGgacacccagcagcagctcggtggGGGGCGTCAGCCGCAGCCTCATGAGGGCTTGACCGGGGTGGACTCCTCTGGCGGGGTGATGCCCCTCCATGGCCCTCCTGTGCTGGAACTACCTGTGGTCATGGATCCAGACCACCTTGGGGGACGGGTCGGTAActctgggggaggaggggccGGGGGACTGGGGGAGCAGCTGCATACAAACGGGGAGTTGACCTCTGGTGTTGTGAGTGTGGTGCTCACCGGCTCCATGTCCAGCCAGAGCCAGCTGGAGCCTGTGTCACTACACAGCCACACTGGGATGGGGCTGGAGGCAGTCAACGTGTCCCCGATCACAGCGGAGGTGTCTCTGGGGCCAGAAAACAACCTGGTGCTGGTCAACTCCACACTGCAGCTCGAGGACTCGACGTCGAGCAAGGAGAACATGGTCCCCGGCTACACCATCTGTGAGTTTATCTTTTCGAGAACAGCTGGTCGATAATAtgatgaaataacaaaatatatGAATTAGTTTACAGCTGAACAGTTTAACCTGTgctaattgtttgttttgtttctagGGTGCACACTGTGTGAGCGCTCATATACCTCAGACTGTCCCGAGCATGGCCCAGTCACGTTCATCCCGGATGCGCCCATCCAAAGCCGAGCGCGCCTCTCTCTGCCACGACCACTGTGCCTCCGTATCTCAGTGGCTGATGAACCGCTTGGTCAGTGAACGTATATCGTAGtttataaacacacatttagttTCTAATTATATGAACCTATGTATTTACCTTCTCAGAGACTCCAGTTGGCTAATTATTGGAGGACTTGCTTAAAGTTTTATTGTCACATCAAT
The sequence above is drawn from the Salarias fasciatus chromosome 17, fSalaFa1.1, whole genome shotgun sequence genome and encodes:
- the LOC115404448 gene encoding achaete-scute homolog 4-like isoform X2, encoding MEHIPFVGPLALHGIPVDESSACYKDPLRIGLPFHLDASYLDPVHQRLPYRRFSYFPFPVCDYSFEPAFIRKRNERERHRVRCVNEGYARLREHLPQEFEDKRLSKVETLRAAIDYIKHLQSLLDLNVPGGRNMSIGDARNHRRTECNSDGESKTSLSDNCDSVY
- the LOC115404448 gene encoding achaete-scute homolog 4-like isoform X1; the protein is MSVSYSQEVMEHIPFVGPLALHGIPVDESSACYKDPLRIGLPFHLDASYLDPVHQRLPYRRFSYFPFPVCDYSFEPAFIRKRNERERHRVRCVNEGYARLREHLPQEFEDKRLSKVETLRAAIDYIKHLQSLLDLNVPGGRNMSIGDARNHRRTECNSDGESKTSLSDNCDSVY